The proteins below come from a single Leptospiraceae bacterium genomic window:
- a CDS encoding SpoIIE family protein phosphatase, which yields MICIQWTYNKVNPDMKFFTSKLFYFSFLIFTISISSNPIILNENSKVYNLKPDNIFIFEDKENSYSFDSLNSSLFQKSTTATPNFGFTDSAIWVKLEFTNETNQFLNFVLEFSEPQVDYFQVYIPDENGVIQTYKGGDFEKFSIRQIKYHNFLFPFKIVGNSSKQIYLHFEPGYIIIPLKVYSDIGIVENTSKTRTIQGGFYGIMIVMIIYNLFLFFTIKDSSYLFYCLYISSYLGIQSNMTGLSFEYLWPNNPWWGNHSAAFFECATLIFASLFLKSFLNLKYHLPKSNYFLTVYNYIVFLVGMISLFIPINLAMQICHVFVILLVPVIIYITIRMLKRFKPARFFAIAWLLLVSGALLNVLRALGILPQNFLTIYSVQIGSAMEVVLLSFALADRINQLKADKEKAQKKAFDIQEKSKKDLELKVKERTEKLQSTLNLIQKDLNTAKNIQKGILPSYNWKKNLFEVKYIYQPMDQIGGDYYHIAELEDGRIRIILADATGHGIQAALVVMVIQGMYEPFKRGSNLPGEILTEMNRTFVDKYSQLKTFFTCIIMEIDPINKKLYYSSAGHPDMILFQKDNHELLPRTGKLVGWFHSEYRTEVREFSDDSRIYLFTDGIYEQFDVNLEEFGEERLLKVLKDKNKISLTQIISEVQEQLKIFLDKSSIQDDITFIGIEFKKN from the coding sequence TTGATCTGCATACAATGGACTTACAATAAAGTTAACCCTGATATGAAATTTTTCACCAGTAAACTATTCTATTTTTCTTTCCTAATTTTCACAATTTCAATAAGTTCAAATCCAATCATTTTAAATGAAAATAGTAAAGTATATAATTTAAAACCTGATAATATTTTCATTTTTGAAGATAAAGAAAATTCCTATTCATTTGATTCTCTTAATTCTTCCCTTTTTCAAAAATCAACCACAGCAACACCAAATTTTGGATTCACCGATTCAGCGATCTGGGTAAAGTTAGAATTTACAAATGAAACAAACCAATTTCTAAATTTTGTGTTAGAGTTTTCTGAGCCCCAAGTTGATTATTTTCAAGTTTATATTCCGGATGAAAACGGAGTGATACAAACTTATAAAGGAGGAGACTTTGAAAAATTTTCAATTAGGCAAATCAAATACCATAACTTTCTATTTCCATTTAAGATAGTTGGAAATTCCTCTAAACAAATATATCTACATTTTGAACCGGGTTACATTATTATTCCGCTAAAGGTATATTCAGATATTGGAATAGTAGAAAATACATCCAAAACAAGAACTATTCAAGGTGGATTCTATGGAATTATGATTGTGATGATAATATATAATCTATTTTTATTTTTTACCATCAAAGATAGTAGTTACCTATTCTATTGTTTATACATTTCATCTTACCTTGGAATTCAGTCAAACATGACTGGATTATCTTTTGAATACCTTTGGCCAAACAATCCATGGTGGGGAAATCACAGCGCCGCATTTTTTGAATGTGCCACATTAATTTTTGCATCTTTATTTTTAAAATCATTTTTAAATCTAAAATACCATCTCCCTAAATCGAATTATTTTCTAACCGTTTACAACTATATAGTATTTTTAGTTGGAATGATTAGTCTGTTTATCCCAATCAATCTTGCGATGCAGATTTGCCATGTTTTCGTAATTTTATTAGTTCCAGTAATTATCTATATAACTATTCGCATGTTAAAAAGATTTAAACCTGCCAGGTTTTTTGCAATTGCTTGGTTACTTTTGGTATCCGGTGCACTTTTAAATGTATTGAGGGCATTGGGCATTTTACCCCAAAATTTCTTAACTATCTACAGTGTTCAAATAGGTTCTGCAATGGAAGTCGTATTACTTTCCTTTGCGTTAGCCGATAGAATAAATCAATTAAAAGCAGATAAAGAAAAAGCACAAAAAAAAGCATTTGATATTCAAGAAAAATCCAAAAAAGATTTAGAATTAAAGGTAAAAGAAAGGACTGAAAAATTACAATCTACTTTAAACTTAATTCAAAAAGATTTAAATACCGCAAAAAATATTCAAAAAGGAATTTTACCTTCCTACAACTGGAAAAAGAATTTATTCGAAGTAAAGTATATTTATCAACCAATGGATCAAATTGGAGGGGATTATTACCATATTGCGGAATTAGAAGACGGAAGAATTAGGATTATACTTGCAGACGCAACTGGTCATGGAATTCAAGCCGCATTAGTAGTAATGGTAATTCAAGGAATGTATGAACCATTCAAAAGAGGTTCAAATTTACCGGGTGAAATTTTAACAGAAATGAATAGAACCTTTGTAGATAAATATTCCCAACTTAAAACTTTTTTTACCTGTATAATTATGGAAATAGACCCAATTAATAAAAAGCTATATTACTCATCTGCGGGTCATCCAGATATGATATTATTTCAAAAGGATAATCACGAGTTACTGCCGAGAACCGGAAAATTAGTGGGATGGTTTCATAGTGAATATAGGACCGAGGTTCGAGAATTTTCAGATGATTCAAGAATTTATTTATTTACGGATGGAATTTATGAGCAATTTGATGTTAACCTCGAAGAGTTTGGAGAGGAAAGATTATTAAAAGTTTTAAAAGACAAAAATAAAATTTCGCTTACACAAATAATATCAGAAGTTCAAGAACAATTAAAAATATTTTTAGATAAAAGTTCCATCCAAGATGATATAACATTTATAGGAATCGAGTTTAAAAAGAATTAA
- a CDS encoding DUF1564 family protein — protein sequence MITFQNKNSYAIENLKEKDQNRSISTLLIPAHLETSLKMRIKENGNRFHVYLKNLLWMYRTFTHSGMIHPPRTLKTEYQEEGLDLKRVNFRPFYADWLELGNLALAFGKSRCWLFVFLLELDLLGFWEILSEFRLDEAVPTSKNLRLEVSLLLRRVSQKFVRSYYVRV from the coding sequence ATGATAACCTTTCAAAATAAAAACTCTTACGCAATCGAAAATCTTAAAGAAAAAGATCAAAATCGTTCCATCTCAACCTTACTCATTCCCGCACACCTAGAAACTTCTCTAAAAATGAGAATTAAAGAGAATGGAAATCGATTCCACGTTTACTTAAAAAACCTCCTCTGGATGTACAGGACTTTTACTCACTCTGGTATGATTCATCCCCCTCGAACTTTGAAAACTGAATACCAAGAAGAAGGTCTTGATTTGAAACGTGTAAATTTTCGTCCTTTTTATGCAGACTGGCTTGAGCTTGGAAATCTGGCTCTTGCTTTCGGAAAATCTCGCTGTTGGTTGTTTGTCTTTTTACTTGAACTAGATCTTCTCGGTTTTTGGGAAATTTTATCGGAATTCAGATTGGACGAAGCAGTTCCTACATCCAAGAATTTACGACTAGAAGTTTCTCTCTTACTCAGAAGAGTTTCACAGAAATTTGTACGAAGTTATTACGTTAGAGTATAA
- a CDS encoding transposase yields the protein MTRKKEIIERKKTELTNSLEKLFFILYYVKCYPTFDEAGFFFGVDKGTANRWVHKYSKILESTLKTMMLLPARKPKKITDKLKKMKENNEEIFIDGTERPRRRPKNKDIQKENYSGKKKRHTVKNLVITNRKKKSYIYLTQCKAQCMISY from the coding sequence ATGACAAGAAAGAAAGAAATCATCGAAAGGAAGAAAACTGAACTAACAAATTCGTTAGAGAAATTATTTTTCATTCTATACTATGTAAAATGCTATCCCACATTCGATGAAGCAGGCTTTTTCTTTGGCGTCGATAAAGGAACAGCAAATCGGTGGGTTCATAAGTATTCGAAAATACTAGAGTCTACTTTAAAAACAATGATGCTATTACCCGCACGAAAGCCTAAAAAGATTACTGATAAATTGAAAAAGATGAAAGAAAATAATGAAGAAATTTTTATTGATGGAACTGAAAGACCCAGAAGAAGACCGAAAAATAAGGATATTCAAAAAGAAAACTATTCAGGAAAAAAGAAACGGCATACAGTTAAAAATTTAGTTATTACAAATCGAAAAAAGAAATCTTATATTTATCTAACACAGTGCAAGGCTCAATGCATGATTTCGTATTGA
- a CDS encoding aminopeptidase P family protein, with translation MAKEYFSQNQLSQFKYVQKLAYDSAMYVQDHLTEGMTEIDSANLLDLTLQKNGVRNFFHTSFAWFGDRTTFKNFQTYFDFLPTKRKLEKGMAVILDTAPAIDGIPCDIGYAFSFGNNSLFDQTRTDLEVFRTLVLDEIMAEKTLSEIYNKVETLISDMGYTNCHKKYPLGVLGHKVSKLPFLQIPPIKIMGFHSQTYAYLFAETVNALIPSFGGQKSQVPYWNETTNHLVEPGVWAIEPHIGKNDYGAKWEELLVVTDNNAYWLDEDLPHVNFWKEKNFGKIKIH, from the coding sequence ATGGCAAAGGAGTATTTCTCACAAAACCAATTAAGTCAATTTAAATACGTTCAAAAATTAGCATATGATTCAGCTATGTATGTTCAAGATCATTTAACAGAGGGTATGACTGAGATCGATTCAGCGAATCTGCTTGACTTAACATTACAAAAAAATGGAGTCAGAAACTTTTTTCATACATCCTTTGCTTGGTTTGGGGACCGTACTACATTTAAAAACTTTCAGACCTACTTTGATTTTTTACCTACAAAAAGAAAATTAGAAAAAGGCATGGCTGTTATTCTAGATACTGCTCCTGCTATTGATGGAATTCCTTGTGACATAGGTTATGCCTTTTCTTTTGGAAATAATTCCTTGTTTGATCAAACAAGGACCGATCTAGAAGTTTTTAGAACGTTAGTTTTAGATGAAATCATGGCCGAAAAAACATTAAGTGAAATTTATAATAAAGTGGAAACACTCATATCCGATATGGGATATACAAACTGTCATAAAAAATATCCTTTGGGAGTACTTGGACACAAGGTTTCAAAATTACCTTTTCTTCAAATTCCTCCTATTAAAATTATGGGATTTCATTCTCAAACTTATGCATACTTATTTGCAGAGACAGTAAACGCATTGATTCCTTCCTTTGGTGGACAAAAATCTCAGGTTCCTTATTGGAATGAAACAACCAATCACCTTGTTGAACCAGGTGTATGGGCAATCGAACCACATATCGGAAAAAATGATTATGGAGCCAAATGGGAAGAACTTTTAGTTGTTACAGATAACAATGCCTATTGGCTAGATGAAGATTTGCCGCATGTAAATTTCTGGAAAGAAAAGAATTTTGGCAAAATAAAAATACATTAA
- a CDS encoding outer membrane beta-barrel protein, with protein MYRKEFLLLLTSSLISACTRTKNYKYPLANLLSYKKVVIIGAGVAGLHAAKTLYDIGIRNIQIIEAKNRWGGRINTNYGFASFPIELGAEIIHGENSEFKKTVDKQRVPLIEFDASAFDYFYYQGKLQAESTLEENVLFDLAMQVTENLEYFGGTDIPVSKLLEQFPFANDLEILAFLNASLGNENGTNNDLLSASIYNKYTLRSTSGNKNFLLLSGLQDILKKEYNDILPLIQYNKVVNKIDSTSLKIKVNTIKGNEFDADHVIITVPVSILKKNKIQFIPNLPFSKQNAIQRIGMEAGMKIILQFSKSFWPSNLRSLFCSGIVPEFWTTGLGRGENVYLTGFVMGPNASYLSNLSKIQQENEVLNQLSKVFGYSTVFGNFKKSIVMDWLKEDHINGSYSSTPVGSDGAFEILSEPIDNRIHFAGEATRSDGSHQTVHGAMLSGIKVATEIIGKIFLLFITYLSAISMHLNTVNAQEIEKKKTITPEIEAKVNTDKDGAKITKNENEIASDILELELANLKPEVSLFVDTYYSHSSLRYKDNARQYGTQIMNDKEFSINHALINFEKKNQSFRYGFGFHTGTYVQTNYILEPKELQYIYQAYAGIPLTKNLWLDVGIFPSHLGGESAISFLNFNYTRSLIAENSPYYESGARLQYQATEKLLLGLYVINGWQKIKEDNRDKASGFEVKYKLTGNWTINYSTYAGNESPDFEPRQTRYFQDLFLKGKIFQNLEIYLAYDLGFQKKKAMSWTEYLESTSLWPSKTPRDSFYRWQGFSLQFYYHFNQKWKLGIRGEGFYDKNQVIVQTGTIDGYQVHSGSINIDYFPMKYALVRIEAKHINNINPIFIQDDRDPATTDNVLTFNLSFKI; from the coding sequence ATGTATCGTAAAGAATTTTTATTATTATTAACATCTTCCCTTATAAGTGCATGCACTAGAACTAAAAACTACAAATACCCATTAGCAAATCTTCTTTCCTATAAAAAAGTAGTTATCATTGGTGCTGGCGTAGCTGGTCTTCACGCAGCAAAAACTCTTTATGATATTGGGATTCGTAATATTCAAATAATAGAAGCTAAAAATCGATGGGGAGGCAGAATAAATACTAATTATGGATTTGCCAGTTTTCCAATTGAATTGGGTGCTGAAATTATTCATGGAGAAAATTCCGAATTTAAAAAAACGGTCGATAAACAAAGAGTTCCGCTTATTGAATTTGATGCATCTGCATTTGACTATTTTTATTATCAGGGAAAACTTCAAGCTGAATCTACGTTAGAAGAAAATGTACTTTTTGATTTAGCAATGCAAGTAACCGAAAATCTGGAATATTTTGGAGGAACAGATATTCCTGTATCCAAATTATTAGAACAGTTTCCATTTGCAAATGACTTGGAAATTTTAGCTTTTTTAAATGCTTCTTTAGGAAATGAAAATGGGACTAACAATGATTTGCTCAGTGCAAGTATTTATAATAAATATACTTTGAGAAGTACTTCAGGAAATAAAAATTTCCTTCTTTTATCAGGATTACAAGATATACTGAAAAAGGAATACAACGATATACTTCCACTAATTCAATATAATAAAGTTGTAAATAAAATTGATTCCACAAGTTTGAAAATAAAAGTAAATACAATCAAAGGAAACGAATTTGATGCCGACCATGTGATTATTACTGTCCCTGTATCCATTCTTAAAAAAAACAAAATTCAATTTATTCCAAATTTACCTTTCTCTAAACAAAATGCAATTCAAAGAATCGGAATGGAAGCAGGTATGAAAATTATTTTACAATTTTCAAAAAGTTTCTGGCCTTCAAACTTAAGATCACTTTTTTGCAGTGGAATTGTGCCAGAATTTTGGACTACAGGATTAGGTAGAGGGGAAAATGTATATTTAACTGGATTTGTCATGGGACCAAATGCAAGTTACTTAAGTAATCTATCAAAAATTCAACAAGAAAATGAGGTATTAAATCAATTGAGTAAAGTTTTTGGATATTCAACAGTCTTTGGGAATTTTAAAAAATCGATTGTTATGGATTGGTTAAAAGAAGATCATATAAATGGAAGTTATTCGTCCACTCCTGTTGGCTCTGATGGAGCATTCGAAATTCTTAGTGAACCAATTGACAATAGAATTCATTTTGCAGGAGAAGCTACTCGATCTGATGGTTCTCATCAAACTGTTCATGGAGCAATGCTTTCAGGAATTAAAGTTGCCACAGAAATCATTGGTAAAATTTTCCTCTTATTTATAACTTACCTTTCTGCTATATCAATGCATTTAAACACTGTCAATGCTCAAGAAATTGAAAAAAAGAAAACAATTACGCCTGAAATTGAAGCCAAAGTTAATACAGATAAAGATGGGGCAAAAATTACTAAGAATGAAAATGAAATTGCGTCAGATATTTTAGAACTTGAATTAGCAAACCTAAAACCTGAAGTTTCTTTATTCGTAGACACCTACTACTCGCACTCGAGTTTGCGTTATAAAGATAATGCCAGACAATACGGAACTCAAATCATGAATGATAAAGAATTTTCTATTAATCATGCACTCATCAATTTTGAAAAAAAAAATCAGTCATTTAGATATGGATTTGGTTTTCATACAGGTACTTATGTTCAAACTAATTATATTTTAGAACCAAAAGAATTACAATATATTTATCAGGCTTACGCGGGTATTCCGCTTACAAAAAATCTTTGGTTAGACGTCGGAATTTTTCCTTCTCACCTTGGTGGGGAAAGTGCAATTTCTTTTTTAAATTTTAACTACACTAGATCTCTTATAGCTGAAAACTCTCCTTACTATGAATCTGGTGCAAGACTACAATACCAAGCAACTGAAAAGTTATTACTTGGACTCTATGTAATTAACGGCTGGCAAAAAATTAAGGAAGATAACAGAGATAAGGCAAGCGGATTTGAAGTTAAATATAAATTAACCGGTAACTGGACAATTAATTATAGTACGTATGCAGGAAATGAATCGCCAGACTTTGAACCAAGACAAACTAGATATTTCCAAGACTTATTTCTCAAAGGAAAAATATTCCAAAATCTTGAGATATACCTAGCCTATGATTTGGGATTTCAAAAGAAAAAAGCTATGTCTTGGACAGAATACTTAGAATCTACAAGTTTATGGCCTAGTAAAACTCCAAGAGATAGCTTTTATCGCTGGCAAGGATTTTCTCTACAATTTTATTATCACTTCAACCAAAAATGGAAACTTGGTATACGCGGTGAAGGATTCTATGATAAAAACCAAGTCATTGTACAAACGGGAACGATAGACGGTTATCAAGTTCACTCTGGTTCAATCAATATAGATTATTTCCCTATGAAATATGCGTTAGTTAGAATAGAAGCAAAACATATTAATAATATTAACCCTATCTTTATCCAAGATGACAGAGATCCTGCGACGACAGATAACGTCCTAACGTTTAATCTTTCGTTTAAAATTTAG
- a CDS encoding alpha/beta hydrolase produces the protein MGYTNKQSSFQASTDNTKIFYQSWRKPNANRLLVIQHGFGEHSDRYSNIIDKLKDSDFSIYALDSRGHGRSEGIRGHVPQFQYYINDLSDLIHIALEQEKKEKFFLLGHSLGGVISLQYTMEVHNQDKMHGLVVSSPGLKVKFDFEKLVKRELAKILANVIPEFVVDANIDINLLSHDKAVVQAYKDDPLNHGKISFQMANHLFRLSYAIYEKARTIEIPIFMIHGEADGVAEARGSIELDSHITASKNKSLKLYPGLYHELMNELPESRNIVLSDIKNFLDSVIPEKIK, from the coding sequence ATGGGATATACAAACAAACAAAGCAGTTTTCAAGCATCAACAGATAACACTAAAATTTTTTACCAGTCATGGAGAAAACCAAACGCGAATCGACTACTGGTAATTCAGCATGGTTTTGGAGAGCACAGTGATCGATACTCTAATATAATTGATAAACTGAAAGATTCAGACTTTTCGATTTATGCACTAGATTCACGTGGCCATGGAAGATCTGAAGGAATACGTGGACACGTTCCTCAATTCCAATACTATATAAATGATTTATCAGACTTAATCCATATCGCACTCGAACAAGAAAAAAAAGAGAAATTTTTTCTACTTGGACATTCCCTTGGTGGAGTAATCTCTTTGCAGTATACAATGGAAGTTCACAATCAAGATAAAATGCACGGACTAGTAGTTAGTTCTCCTGGACTAAAAGTAAAATTTGATTTTGAAAAATTAGTAAAAAGAGAACTCGCTAAAATTCTTGCAAACGTTATTCCTGAATTTGTAGTTGATGCAAATATTGATATAAATTTACTAAGTCATGATAAAGCAGTAGTACAGGCTTACAAGGATGATCCTCTCAATCATGGAAAAATATCTTTCCAAATGGCAAATCATCTGTTTCGTCTATCGTATGCAATTTATGAAAAGGCAAGAACGATTGAAATTCCAATTTTTATGATTCATGGAGAGGCCGACGGAGTAGCTGAGGCACGCGGAAGTATTGAACTCGATAGTCACATTACTGCTTCTAAAAATAAAAGTCTAAAACTCTATCCAGGTTTATATCATGAATTAATGAATGAATTACCTGAAAGTAGAAATATTGTTTTAAGCGATATTAAAAACTTTTTAGATTCAGTAATTCCAGAAAAAATAAAATAA
- a CDS encoding bacteriohemerythrin produces the protein MKEYILDLKANSKLNITYLGIVFLILGFSLFFYWQLGSIMTSIESLKLVTDESENKFPILDSLSRLRWIILTFTFISIFSGAVLLFVLKWTFFNQIQIANESMKKLTKGELSTDVKILFQDEAGELLQSIQISNLIFQSVFCQLFNVSRKIFEFSGLLKNESVKFSESSKRLASSSGNLSEFVLQLTDSSNQISNIVVQEVQKIKVLGSEIHNLSASIQDLQVTIQNLSVISNDSFNRAKAIEILNRQMVDAMDRIDKSSINIQKVLVMIVDISNKTSLLALNASIEAARAGEAGKGFAVVADEIASLASRVSQETKFIQTYLSETRDSVKYGQTKVNEVSHALKDILSGSEKIDGNVKSIKTITENQGKNAIEIKEYSNQMVDMSTKIEEKILLQKKKIDSINKQTQAVDLESNLIFKSSVEISDLANQEYQVANFLSNITGEFKIDGKVLIRWGETLKLGIPIIDREHEGLIQTLNLLYQKTLSNEPARTLKPILESLIEYTVKHFKTEEDLFKKYGYESSVEHTNEHDNLKSQVVKFKEEFDQGNSHLGFELLDFLRKWLTSHILISDRKYVKFFKKFNSDDFL, from the coding sequence ATGAAAGAATATATTTTAGATCTCAAGGCAAATAGCAAATTAAATATCACCTATCTAGGAATCGTTTTTTTGATTCTTGGATTTAGCTTATTTTTTTACTGGCAACTCGGTTCAATTATGACTTCCATCGAGTCACTCAAATTAGTTACCGATGAAAGTGAAAACAAATTTCCTATTCTAGATTCTTTATCGCGCCTACGGTGGATAATCCTTACATTTACTTTCATTTCAATTTTTTCTGGAGCTGTGCTTTTATTTGTTTTGAAATGGACTTTTTTCAATCAAATTCAAATTGCAAATGAATCAATGAAAAAATTAACAAAAGGGGAATTGAGCACAGATGTAAAAATACTATTTCAGGATGAGGCAGGCGAACTTTTGCAAAGTATTCAGATTTCAAATCTGATATTTCAAAGTGTGTTTTGTCAATTGTTCAATGTATCACGGAAAATTTTTGAATTTTCAGGATTATTGAAAAATGAATCTGTAAAATTTTCTGAGTCCTCAAAACGCCTTGCTTCTAGTTCTGGGAATCTTTCGGAATTTGTTTTGCAGCTTACAGATTCTTCAAATCAAATCAGTAATATCGTAGTGCAGGAAGTTCAGAAAATAAAAGTACTTGGGAGTGAAATACATAATTTGAGTGCGTCCATTCAAGATCTCCAAGTAACTATTCAGAATCTGAGTGTAATCTCAAATGACTCTTTCAATCGAGCTAAGGCTATCGAGATTTTGAATCGCCAAATGGTGGATGCCATGGATAGGATTGATAAGAGTTCAATAAATATACAAAAGGTTCTCGTGATGATCGTGGATATTTCGAACAAAACCAGTCTGCTTGCCTTGAATGCATCGATTGAAGCAGCCAGAGCCGGCGAAGCGGGAAAAGGATTTGCCGTCGTAGCAGATGAAATTGCATCACTCGCATCTCGTGTTTCGCAGGAAACCAAATTCATTCAAACGTATTTGAGTGAAACTAGAGATTCAGTAAAATATGGTCAGACTAAAGTGAATGAAGTTTCACATGCATTGAAAGATATTTTATCTGGTTCAGAAAAAATCGATGGAAATGTAAAATCTATTAAAACGATCACGGAAAACCAAGGTAAAAACGCAATTGAGATCAAGGAATATTCGAACCAAATGGTAGATATGTCTACAAAAATTGAAGAGAAAATTCTTTTACAAAAAAAGAAAATAGATTCGATCAATAAACAAACGCAAGCAGTGGACTTAGAATCAAATTTGATTTTCAAATCTTCCGTAGAGATTTCTGATTTAGCAAACCAAGAATATCAGGTTGCGAATTTTTTGAGTAATATAACCGGAGAATTTAAGATTGATGGAAAAGTTTTAATTCGATGGGGTGAAACTTTGAAATTGGGAATACCAATCATTGATCGAGAACACGAAGGTTTGATTCAAACATTGAATCTATTGTATCAAAAAACATTGAGCAATGAACCGGCCCGAACATTAAAACCCATTCTCGAATCCTTGATTGAATATACTGTAAAACATTTCAAAACAGAAGAAGATCTTTTTAAAAAATATGGATACGAATCCTCAGTTGAACATACGAACGAACACGATAACCTAAAATCACAAGTAGTGAAATTTAAAGAAGAATTCGATCAAGGAAATTCCCATTTGGGATTTGAACTTTTGGATTTTTTACGGAAATGGTTGACGTCTCATATTCTGATTTCGGATAGAAAGTATGTAAAGTTTTTTAAGAAATTTAATTCCGATGATTTTTTATAG
- a CDS encoding multidrug transporter, whose protein sequence is MHAGTEYTFKEFIIWTRRNIYKGLVIATIPVILYQIFGLKWLALPWAVVALLGTATAFTVGFKNTQTYNRSWEARQIWGSILNTSRMWAVMCRDFFDDTETTNLLVNRHFAWLTALRYQMRESRTWENRGKAHNQEYAKFFSVPEHETKLEVELAKYLSTTELEIILNAKNKSVQLLAMQSKTVKQLLNERKIDNLTFLELEKMIKELYDHQGKSERIKNFPYPRQFASSNTYFIRMFSIMLPFGMLKEFDKLNDSIDGIMKGNMVWLVIPFTMLISWFFTTLDQIGEGTENPFEGNANDVPISQMSRTMERDMREILGEKELPHPLQPQNNRVVAKFDFMLV, encoded by the coding sequence ATGCACGCAGGAACAGAATACACATTCAAAGAGTTTATTATTTGGACTCGCAGAAATATTTACAAAGGTTTAGTCATTGCCACTATTCCGGTAATACTTTATCAAATATTCGGACTAAAATGGCTGGCTTTGCCTTGGGCAGTAGTAGCGTTGTTAGGAACAGCGACAGCATTTACAGTTGGTTTTAAAAACACACAAACCTATAATCGATCTTGGGAAGCCAGACAAATTTGGGGATCAATACTCAACACCAGCAGAATGTGGGCTGTTATGTGTAGAGATTTTTTTGATGATACAGAAACTACCAATCTATTGGTTAATCGGCATTTTGCGTGGCTTACTGCTTTAAGATATCAAATGCGTGAAAGTAGAACTTGGGAAAACAGAGGAAAAGCTCATAACCAAGAATACGCAAAATTTTTTAGCGTCCCTGAACATGAAACTAAATTGGAAGTCGAATTAGCGAAATATCTTTCCACAACAGAATTAGAAATAATTTTGAATGCGAAAAATAAATCTGTACAACTTTTAGCAATGCAGTCCAAAACTGTTAAACAACTTTTAAACGAAAGAAAAATTGACAATCTTACATTCTTGGAATTAGAAAAAATGATAAAAGAATTGTACGATCACCAAGGCAAAAGCGAACGAATTAAAAACTTTCCATATCCTCGTCAGTTCGCATCTTCCAACACCTATTTTATCAGAATGTTTAGTATCATGTTGCCATTTGGTATGCTCAAAGAATTTGACAAACTCAACGACAGCATTGACGGCATTATGAAGGGAAATATGGTTTGGTTGGTGATTCCTTTTACGATGTTAATTTCGTGGTTTTTTACTACCTTAGACCAGATTGGAGAAGGTACGGAAAACCCGTTTGAAGGAAACGCCAACGATGTTCCGATTTCTCAAATGAGCCGCACAATGGAAAGAGACATGCGAGAAATATTGGGCGAAAAAGAGTTGCCTCACCCATTACAACCGCAAAATAATAGAGTTGTTGCAAAATTCGATTTTATGTTAGTCTAA
- a CDS encoding two pore domain potassium channel family protein, which yields MKKFLLTYKYEILLFALIQHLFVGVFLTDMDFYAKIVWPINMIILGIASIGVFIEKGRWKNWVKNILTFGAIAFPLSVSFFGDNPTFMFALNLSLSIFYLFIFIEILRYLIKPSYINLDIITAAACGYFLLIEISVFVLQNFYYADPNSFKGINGAYSVANAANIYMDLVYYCTITFTSIGFGDITPNTHYTKLITAFIGVTGQFYSVVLVGILISKFTSMSSNKG from the coding sequence ATGAAAAAATTTTTACTTACTTACAAATACGAAATTTTACTTTTTGCGCTCATTCAGCATTTATTTGTTGGTGTGTTTTTGACTGATATGGATTTTTATGCGAAAATAGTTTGGCCTATTAATATGATTATTTTAGGCATAGCAAGCATAGGCGTTTTTATAGAAAAAGGAAGATGGAAAAATTGGGTAAAAAATATTCTCACTTTTGGAGCAATTGCGTTTCCATTAAGTGTTTCGTTTTTTGGAGATAACCCGACTTTTATGTTTGCATTGAATCTGAGTTTGTCCATTTTTTATCTATTCATTTTTATCGAAATTTTACGGTATTTAATCAAACCAAGTTATATCAATTTGGACATCATAACTGCGGCTGCATGTGGGTATTTTTTATTAATTGAGATCAGCGTCTTTGTATTACAGAATTTTTATTATGCCGACCCTAATTCTTTTAAAGGCATCAATGGAGCCTATTCGGTAGCAAATGCAGCTAATATTTATATGGATTTGGTTTATTATTGTACGATCACATTCACCAGTATTGGCTTTGGTGACATCACCCCCAATACACATTACACAAAACTTATAACTGCTTTCATAGGAGTTACTGGACAATTTTACTCTGTGGTGTTAGTTGGAATATTAATAAGTAAATTCACTTCAATGAGTTCAAACAAAGGGTAA